The sequence cgagaacccgatggTCGGGATGAGTCGAGAAGaggtcgagtcgggtcgggtcgggtttccgaaaatttcgagaatatgacataagacactcttgaaaagaattcgtgatggacaacatcctttcaatttcgaaaacatCTAGAATAATAAATCCGAAACTATGAATGTGttcattaaaatgaatataaataattactgggttctcgaaattttcgggtacccgcCCCGATCCCGATAAAATGTCGTGTTCCCGACCCGACCCAATagttcgggttctcgcacacccctagtaaatgacgtctaatgaataagttgaaaaaatgcatttggtcggaattgcgaaaaaaatagtaaaaattgatttttacctcTTTTTTTGGTCaactagtataaattatatacgctctgaaaatttcattgaaattcgtgaattggtttacgagttataaacgatcgaaagtggtaaaaattgcaatttagctagattttcaagatttaccacttttgattgtttataactcgcaaaccaattaactaatttctaaatgaaatcttcagagcgtatataatttataccagttgaccagacacatcttttgaattctCGTTAtcagcccagctaaaaaagtagtaaaaatcaattttcactattgtttttcgcaattccgtccaaatgcatttttccaacatattttttacacatcatctactaaattaattcttctagccttacagagaaattgaggtcgtttggtccattcataaaaaagttgttccgatttaaagtgtgtagaatcagttatgctccttattgTAAATGTAGCCACCTAAACATCTCCTTCATTTGTGATCacacaacatatatttttaacgtAATGTAAATGGTATCACAAGGTGAATGCTTTGCAAATGTTATTCCTGTCTCGAGGTCTTCTTATCCGGAGTTTTCAAGATGATCGATATTCTTTTTCCTTGCATATTCTAGTCGATGTTAAAACGCATTTACACGTGTTAGTAACATGAGCTCGAAGTAATCCCTCTGAATTGAAATTAGACGTGACTAGacagcgaatgtttatgcaattttcaattttcgtagatgaattttaagaaagtggaataaaatagaatctcattttccgtggtagtagccttttcagatgtgaaataaataaaaatcgtgctaacttctgtcatattttatatcatagTAATTTTTCAAAAGTTTAAAAATCCATAATTGCATACAGTTCCGCAGTGTAGATATGTCACTCATTTCCATCgatatcattagacagcgggtctctatgcaaaataaaattttccactcgaattgcaacgaactggagtgaaatagaaatccattctctttcttaatatgttgaataggttgaaaataatataaataaccaACTCGAGAAAGAAATCAAATGCTTCGcaaattgcattaaaaacatttattaTCTCATCACGAATAAAGGAGACATTTAGGTGGCTACATTTAGGCGGACCACGCTGTATATATGCATGAATTTTACCATAAAGAATCGTATAAACCTTCAAGAATTTCAGGATACCACGCCGAGGCCACTTAAGGACGAAAACGCGAAGAATTCAGGATGTAGACCAGGCATGTCCCAGCAGCTCAAGCTTACACTACTGGGGCTCTTCCGAGCAACGCCCCTCCTAAAAGAGCCAAAGCGATGGAAGAGTGGGGACAGCGGACTCGCGTCATTCGCTGTCCCCACCCGTCGCTCACCCCCACCACGAGACTCTGGCTCTTGGGAGGCGTGGTTTTGCTTAGCGCGTTGCTCTTGGCGTTCTACTGTGCAGAAATGAATTGTTGTTCAACTTCACGTCATATTTGCATAGTATTCGCCGTCACCGACGCTGCTCGTCGTCCGCTAAAGCAAAGTAGACTGTTTCGTGGTAGAAAAGAGGAGGAGAAAGGTCGACTTTGCTCGATCGGATCGCACGAGCGCATCAATTGGACATGCCTGAGCTAGCATATTCGAGTGGAGCGGTGTAAGAACTACGTCGTGTACACCCCTGGCGAAATGTATTCGATCAAATGAAACAGACCTCTGTCATTACACATTGCACATTGGTATAAAACAAACAGTGACTTGATAAGGTGATTTTAGGACAATATAAtcagtagaccgcggatcttcatgcaaaataaaaatattctgcatcgatcgtgggaagcaggaagaaactaaaaattgatttcatcccttgatgactttgttacataaaAAACAACGTTCCAATGCTCTTAAATTTGTCTAATCtattaccgttttatatttcagccAATCAAAATGTCTTCATAAACACATGAAGATCAAATGATCGAATACTTTTCGACCGGGATGGAATTTCGTGGCGCCGAGTCCTCGGGATCGTTTTGCGGAAGCGTCTACACGAATTTGGAAAAGATCCGGTCGTCGTTCTGCTAGGGTGAGATTGTGGCATTGATTTGCGGGACCATAAGCTTGGTGCCATTCTACGTATCTTGCGATTTCCGGCTTGTTCGACCGAGCCGCTAGCCCAAGACTTTTCGCATCGCGGAAGGGAGACTAGGTAATCCTCCACATAGTATGCAATTCATTGTTTCGTTCGGCGGCTGAGGGGATCCCGCTGCGGAGAGAGATCGACGTGAGACGTGATCCAGATCTCGACGTCGCGTGTGCGTATATTCATCCTCCCCGTGATCGATGACCCTTGCGGCCCGGTCCCGACGGCGCGCGGCGTTCTCCCTCGGGCAAATTGATAGCTTCACGGACTCACAGTTACAAGAATTCTGAACGACAATCATGCTGTGACAGTTGGGGGACAAAACAATGAATTTCCATAGTATGTATCTGACACCCGACGACAACGTGTCTAGGCTTTCACTACGTTCGCGCGGCGATTCTGGCGAACGCGAAGCACGAGCGATCATGTCCGACGTCCCACGAGGCCAGACATACTAAATCCTCCACCGCTCGACACCATAAATCCTGTCCGCGAGAGCTTTTTCAGCGAGTCCCGACACACCGTGTCTTGGCCTCGTAGATCGCGCGGCACAGCGCTGCTCCGTACTTTTCTCTGGTCTGCAAAGATCACATGTTCTATCCCCGATCAAGATCGAATTATTTGATAAACTCTAAGGATCGTTTATGGTCGCTGTTCTGCGCCAGAATCGTCGCTGGACAACACTCgatagagagagacagagaaagagactcTTGGTGCTTCTATCGAATCTCGAATGCAGATCAGAGGAGGGTGCAAAAGAGGCTCAAGTGTAACCAAAAAACATAATCAACATAAATCAACAAAGAAACGAATCAAAATGCAGTCTTGTGTGTTCCTTCTTTCTCTCCTTTGTGTGTGTCTGTCACCACGTGCGCCGTGCGCCCCTCCCAAGTGAACCGATATAATATACCAAAGAAAAGAACCGGCCAGCAGTGAGAGAGATCTAATATAGTCTGCGATCTAGCGGCGGACGACTTTGCGTCTCGAGAGGTGTATgtgcctgtgtgtgtgtgtgtgtgtgcgtgtgtacgTGTGCGCGGATAGTGTTCTCCATTAGTtttgttcatttcagtgagaGAGAATCGAGTCGGGTGAGTCGGTTTTAGTCGTGAGAGTGTGGGTGAGTCGGCGCATGCGAGATCTTATAAACGTGCACGCAGCCATTACCAGACTATGGGGGGACCCATACGCTTctcccgatcgatcgatcgacaaGGACATACAGGATCGGTCCTTCGAAATTGATACGCAATATTCGAGCCAAACGAATTGTTATTAGACTGCTGATATGTACGCGTAAATTATGCAAAATTACTTATTTCAATGTTTCTGCTGTTCCGAATAGCAGCTACTCATTTTCAGGCAtgtgatccgcagtctaattaggaTCCATTATCCTCTGATATTTTACTCTTTTAtgttaaacaatttttgatTACGTATTCAGATAAAGGCTCGTCGATCTGTCGATCGAGATCGCCTCTGACAAGGAGTCAACGTATGAAGCATGCGACGTGCTCGCGATTCGCTCTTAACAGGTCCTTGACACCACATCAAGCTCCATCTATGTCACGTGTTTTCCCCCTTAAAACCCCTAGCTTCCCTGATAATCTACACTTAGATCATTTATCGGAAAACAGCGTTCGATTTAACATCAGTTTTACTCCTCGCGCAAAACCCTCTAGACACGTGGAAACAAATAAACAGTTTGCCTGCATGAAAGACTGTCACGTGACATAGACGATCGAAGAACCAATCAGGGCGCAAGAAATCGTCAAGAGGAAGCGTGGTGACCAGCGTGCGGCGATCATACGATCGGTTAGACCTCTAAGAAGGGAGACTTGAATTTCTATTCGTCTAAACCAGAGCTGGGCAGctggctagcgtctgtcccaagTTATCCCCACTATGGGACCACTCCACGGGGCCCGATAGACACGCCCAAGTTTTTCCCCATAGTGGGGGTAGCTCGAAGAAGAAGCGCGAGCTGCTTGTGAGTGGACTGCGACTTTTaaatggaaaatgaaaattgtctgctaCAGGAAGCTACCTTTCCGAATAATTAAATTCTTTCGATGCTTCTCTTCTTCTGGATTTGAtctattaatttctttcaatgttcttcttcttctggatTTGATCTATTAATTTTGATCACAAACGCACGTCTGCAGTGCACTGcgaattttaaatggaaaatgaaaattgtctgctaCAGGAAGCTACCTTTCCGAATAATTAAATTCTTTCGATGCTTCTCTTCTTCTGGATTTGAtctattaatttctttcaatgttcttcttcttctggatTTGATCTATTAATTTTGATCACAAACGCACGTCTGCAGTGCACTGcgaattttaaatggaaaatgaaaattgtctgctaCAGGAGGTACCTTTCTGAATAATTAAATTGTTTCGATGTTTCTCTTCTTCTGGATTTGATCTATTAATTTCTTTgaatgttcttcttcttctggatTTGATCCTATTAATTTTGATCAAAAACGCACGTCTGCAGTCTACTGTGGATTTaaaatggaaaattaaaattgtctccTGCAGGAGCTATCTTTCTGAATAattaaattctttcaatgttcttcttcttctggatTTGAtctattaatttctttcaatgttcttcttcttctggatTTGATCCTATTAATTTTGATCACAAACGCACGTCTGCAGTCTACTGtggattttaaatggaaaattaaaattgtctccTGCAGGAGCTACCTTTCTGAATAattaaattctttcaatgttcttcttcttctggatTTGATCTATTAATTTTGATCACAAACGCACGTCTGCAGTGCACTGCGAATTTCaaatggaaaatgaaaattgtctcctGCACGAGCTACCTTTCTGAATAattaaattctttcaatgttcttcttcttctggatTTGATCTATTAATTCTGATCACAAACGCAAGTCTGCAGTCTACTCGAGGTTGTTCAGCTCCGGATCGaaatcaaatgaaaagaatatAAAGCTAGTGCTACCTAAGCAGGCGGGGAATAGAAACGGAAGCACTCGAGAGCTTGATACTAGTCGTGGGCTAAAGTAAACGATAATTCTAGACAGTTATCAGAAAGACATTAATCGAAACGAAACAGAGAagaaagaataattaaaaaaaaaaaggaaacgaaGAAAGTAAGTAAAAAGTAGAAGAGGCGGGTAGAGATTATAGGTGAGGTAGAAGTGACGTGATTACCGATGCACACAACACGCGCTATTGCTCACCAATTGGGCGCAGTACGGCACCTGCAAGGATACCCATCGTTAGGCTATCAGGTTAGTCGTCTCACGGGCAATGTGGCGGGGTTAAAATTTCACAAGAAATGGTTACGATTATTTGGCATTCGGACACGCTATACTGTGTTACTCAGCGTTGCTCAGCACATCAGCCAACCCCTACACGTCCATCCGTTCACCAGAACCCGAATGATTATCAATTCAGACACCCTCTATATACTGATGGCCCCCTTCGGATTTCGGAGAACTGTTCATCCCGATCGCGAAAGTGAACGGATCGACGGGATCGAGGCTTTGTTAGACGATCATTCGCTACGAGGTCGGGTCCGCTATGTACTGAACACGATCCATGCAGGGCCGACCCGAAGCAATGAGACTTTGCCACTCGAAATCTGATCGAGAACGAGATCTATAGCTCGGAATTTCGACTGTTCTCTAATCGCGGCAGTGTTCGATCTTCTTTCACAGAATTGAACCGATCCGGGACCTTCGTTCTACCGAATCGGTTCGGTTCAGATACCCGGGATATGAAACGCCACGAGTGATTCTTTCAGCACCTGGTCACGCATAAGGATCaagaaacaaaaattgtattacctTCGACAGAAACCAATTCTCACTACAAACATAATCATAAAGATGTTACTCTCGTTTTGCTACTTGTTAGAATAATGGTGTTACAATATATACTTCGATCACTGGTTAGACATGCAGTTTCAAATGTCGGACTCGGTCTACCTTTCGTCTTTCCACGGCGGAAGACTACAAGAGTAAATGAACACTGCCGCGTGCAAGGCAGCCAACCAAAAATAGTACACATATCTAACTGAAGGCTAGCTTGGGGACGCCCCTGAACGTGTCTCGGACGCTGGTGTCGCGCGATTCAGATCTTGGAGTAATTTACAAGTGGTGAATACAGCTTAAGGTCGCATAATGACAAGACTAGCACGACGCAACGGTAGCCGACGCCGAGAGAACCTGGCCCTGATCAATCAGAGGATCTGACTATCTTCAGGGTCTGACTATCGTGATTCTATACTTTGGAAAATTTACTGCTCCGCTACGTTTCTCTAGGCGGGAACGAGTCTGAGCCGACACTAATTAGCAAACTGCGGATTTTCTAAAGATCCAtagttcaaccctttgcactcgaagctggcTGAACTCCGAGACCAAGACGTTTTTCGACCTAGAAAATCATGtacagagtcgccattcgagtggaAAGGGTGGATGATAAGTGAATGCGCAGTCCACCAAGATCTAGGTAGATCGAAATCGGATCTGGCCTAAGCGAAGCTGCGACGGATCGAATCGGATTCAACGGGATTTCTCTCGGCGCGCGATACAGATCAAGATTGCAGCGCATAGCTTTGCACAGTTGACTCGAGTTGTACACACCGCAGAAATGAATGGCATACTAGAAACAAAGTACAATCAGTATATAGGTACCTTGTGTTATACGAGGGTTGCCTACTGACACGGCAAATTAAACAAGAGCGACAAAAATGGATAGACAGAAAGAGAAGAGAAACGAAAATGTATATATGCTAGTGTGTTGTGACTTTTATACACGTGGCAGACCAAAATGAAACCGAGTCTCTTCTTCGGAGATCGTTcgagaaattgtaaaaagctgaaCCGTGAGAGAGACTCCCGAATTTTCTTTCAAGTAAATGTACAATAGCAGCGAGGCATGCTTGCACATTTTTTTtacaagcgttatccgttaggaTTAGTTCGCACAAACGTTTACTGTACAACGTGGAAGCATAGAACATCGGCTCGAGTACTTTATCATGATAGTTATCGTCGATTAAGTGTTGTCAGGTATGTAAACACCAAGATATTTACAGAGACAACTTGTTCATGCAGAATAAGCGATATTTAAAACTGAGCGCTCGTATATTAATCGAAAGAGAAGCATGTAGTAACGATAGAGAAAACAGGAAAAGGCAAAGAGAGTAAGAGAACGTTAACACGCAAGGTTAATCTGCCACGTGTGTAGTGTATATCATAATGTATTCTGAATGGAGGCCTGCCGCACAGCAACTGGTCGTGTCTCGACAGAATTAACAATGAACGCAACTGATTAGACACATGACAGATCCACGTCTAACTTATGGCGACATTTACGTTTCATTTACTGACCTTGAGCTCTTGATTTCGCGCGAAAAGAGGGCGGGCTCGAGGAAAATCCTGGCCGAGACGTTCTCTATGGAATCGTCGCGTTTTACGATCCGTACCCTTTTTTTTCTAAATCATAGTTTCCCAACTTGGACATTAAATATGCTTGAGGGTGGCGTAGCGAAAGGGAAACTTTGTTCTAAAAGGATTAAAGGACCTCGGAGCAGAACTGACATAAGAAGCCGGTATAGACAGCAAGCGACACCTAGTAGAAGCGTCATGGAAGCCTGCAATTGATACTGGAACGGCTAGATGGCGCGCGCAAACTGTCATGGCGGCGCTCATAGCAGACTCTCGAGCCCTGTGCGCTCCTTAGCCATGGCTCGTACCCGAGCAAACAATCTACTTGGCAGTTCGGATCGTGGGCGTACTCCACGCCATCCGGGGACCATCGATTTTCCTCGATTGCTCGCCCCTCTTCTCCCACGAACCCCCCTATCCTATCCTGCGGGCCTTGTACGGTTAAAGGACCGACGATTTCTTCGGTCCTTCGTTGTGTTCGTGGCCGGACATCTTCCTTACCTTGCACTCGCACGTGGTGCATTTGTCATGGGGATCCTGCCAGGAGCTGCCGCTGTCGTGTATGATCCCGGAGTAGCTGCAGGGCCTGGGTCGTGTCAGGATCGAGAGGGTAGTGCCGTTTCCTGGTAGTTCCCTCGCGCAAGGATCATCCTCGCAACGCGGACAACAGTCACCGTCTTCGGTGACCGGGTTCGAACAGGTCACTGGTGGACATTCCATTTGCCAACAGTCTATTTCGCCGTACTGTGAACAATCGACCGATTATCTCCCTTCCAGCTCGAGAAGAACGAGTCTTCTTGTACTATACGTGGACGCAGCTACTCATCGTGTTCTCTACAACGAATAGAACGGGTAATCGGCAACTACGCCGCTCTTAGTTGTCGTCATTACCAGGCATTCGCAGGTCTGGCATTGGTATATCCATCGTTCGCCGCTCCTGAACACCAGATGATGAAGTTCCTGGTGCCTGCACGAGGCTGCAGGGTCGCACTGGGGACAGCACTTGTCCCGACGACTTCCCGGTGCACTGCAGTCGCAGATGGGATCCCTGCAGGTGATCACACCGTCTTTACACGTGCACCTTCTGCAGGGGTTGCCAGCTGGCGCTAGAGTCTCGCCGTTCTCCACTTCTCTGTCCTCGAACCAACAACCTGGACGGATCGATCAGAGCGAGTTTAGAGGTTGAATCGTAAATTTCGTTTGCAAGTTAGATTGTTGAACACGTACTGAGACTACATTCCTCCGCGGTGTGGTTGTCCTCCTGCGGCGGGCAGATACACTCGTACCCTCCGTCGGTGTTCATACACTTGGCGCTCGGGTGGCACGTGTGCCTCCTCTCGATCGTTTGATCGTTGCACTCGTCGATGTCCAGGCATTGCGTGCCCTGGGTGCTGTCGTGGAGAGCGCTTCTGTAGCCGGGTTTGCAGCGACAGTAGTACCAGCCGGGCATGTTGAAGCACGTCGACGATTGGTGGCATCGGTGAAGGTCGCTGGCGCACTCGTCCAAGTCGAGCTCGCAGCTGTTGCCGATGTAACCGCGCCGACAGGAACACCTGCCCGGCGCCACGCATTCGCCGCCGTTCTGACAGGTCTGATTACAGACAGCTaaaccgcgagagagagagagagagagaagaaattgATCAGTACCGCGAGGCTAGGACCATGAACTTGACGATTGTTCGAGGGTTTGAAAATCGAATACTGTACGTTTGCAGGTGTATCCGTCGCCGGTGTAGCCCTCCTTGCAGACGCAGTAGTAGCTGCCGGCGGTGTTGACGCACGTCGCGTGCTCGTCGCACGCGTGATGCCCAGTCGCGCACTCGTCGAGCTCGGCGCAGTTGAACTTGTCGACTCTGTGGTAACCCGGAAGACACTCGCACGTGTAGGAGCCGATCACGTTCACGCACTTCGTGTTCGCGTTGCAGTGATGACCCTCGGAGCCTCCTTGCTGTGCGCACTCGTCCACATCTGCGTTGGAAACGTACAGACATTCGGTCAGATCGATCTCGCGAGCCGATCGGCCGACGATCGTACAGCTACGGATGGTACTAGGAACGGCGTCAAAAGTCGTTAACAACGGGGAGACTGTTGAAAACGGTATGGAACCACGATGTTCGTGTCGCTCGATAACTACAATCATCCGCAGGCGGAGTTGACAGAGTACGATTGTTGAATCGCGGACATCGTGGAACGGTACCGGCCGCGTACAGTCACGTTCTCCACGTGTTAACACATCGTCCTTTAAATATTTCACGCGGTCGGATCGATCGGAAATTGCACGTGTCCGAGCAGGAATTTCCCATCGACCCGACGAAGCTCGCGCTTCCAGCAGGACAACGAGTAGAAAGGTTATGATACATTGAGAGAGTAAGTTAGGAAAGCATTAGATATACCGTGACAGTTATGACCATCCCCCTGGAAACCGATATCGCAGTGGCAGGCGTAGGTGGTCTGGAGATTCAGGCAGGACGCGTTAGCATGACACTTGTGGCCCTTCGCGCAGTAGTCCACCCCTGGTTAAATTTGGTTAGCCAGGCAGATGAAGAGACGGTTAGAACATTCGATTAAGCGTACTCGGTTCGAGTCGGGCTGGCGCGGCACGCCGGTCGGGGAATTGGATCGTTCGCGGTTGGTTTCACGTTAATCTAACATGCTAATGTTTATTAATCGCTTCGGCGAGTCGCGAGAAGAGCAGTTAGAACACAACCCTTAGCAACAGGTTTTTGCAGGGACTCGGTTGCCGAGGGTTGCACGCCGGGTGTTAATCACAATTTCGTATTACATGGTTCATGCGAGTTAAGATGAGCTAGCAAAAGCGCCGCGAATGATTCGAGTCCTCGCAGTCAGCGATCGGAAGATATCCGGGGACCCGTCCTGCAATTCGAACAACGTACCTGGACAGAATTTGCAACACTCCTCGGCCACGCTTATCTGTTCGCTAGGCGGACAAGGCAGTGGTGGACACCTGGTCTCCGTGTCGAACCTCTGACAGGTGAAACTGCCGTCGAAACAGTCGCACTCGACGCACTGTTTCGGTGAGACTTTTTCACCGTGGTCATAGATCACACCGCGCAAGTAACATTGCTCTGCGGAGAAACGCGTTAGGATGATGATCTAATGAATGGAGGCTACCGTTATGTGTTGAACGTGTATGGAGGTATGGTCTTACTCAAGCAGATGGGACAGCATTGCCCCGGAGGAAGGACGGGATGCTTGCAAGTGACGGGGGCGCAGGGTGTCGGCCTGCACTCGATTTCACCGTGGACGCAAGAACACTGCTGGCAGCCCTTCTCCCACGTCGCGCCGTCTTCATGGACGGTGCCGTTGGCCCTGCACGACTTTTGGCACTCGCACTCCTCCACTTTGCTTATTCTGCCCTCTGCGGCGGCTAGCTAAAAGGAAGGATGTCAATGAGCCCCGTGACCCATGGCCGAAAATCAAGTACACACGCGTGATCACTGTTCTCACGAATCTCTCCGCTACTCACCCTACGCGTCAGCTCGTTCAGATTATGCATCAGCTGTTCCACCGTGTTTTGTAATATAGAAAATTGACCGCATGTGGGACAGGACGAGTCGAGCTGAGGACACTGCGAGAGATAGCCATGGGGGCCCGGGATCAGCTTCACATCCTGCAAAGCACCCTGCGGCGCGGAAAACCATAATAAACCCTCAGAAGAGCTTTTCGATTACCGGTGTTAAAGACAGATCGATCGATACGTACCTTGAAGAGAAAGTGCCTGGCGTTTCTTTGCCCCACCCAGAGCTGAAGCTGCGGCAGGGTGAAATTGGTGTCGGGTGGTCCAGGCCTGAGCAGCCGCCTGTACAACGGATGACAGTCGACCAGCAGCTCGACCTGCGAGCCGCTTACGCTCAGGGCGACCCTGTGCCAGGCCCCGTCCGCCAAACGGAAAGGAAACGCCTCCACGTGGACTGTACCGTCTCGGCGTGATACGTAGTGAAGTCGAAGCTCGTCTTTACGACCGCTGCTCTGCAGCTCCAAATATCTGCCAACCACGAACAAACGCAATTCAGTCGGAAGCTTACATTATTACGCCCGATCGACAGTCTCGGGGCAGTGAAAGGGTACAGTAGAACACTCTAGAGCGTTAACCTTGAAGTATCACCGTCCAAGGTCGCAGCTCCCACCACGGACGCCACGCCCAACGCTCCGCCTCCCAGTACACAGTAGACGCGAGAGGGGGGAAGCAGGCGTGGCGTCCGACGCGACAGCCCAATGGGACCGCGGTGGGCGTGATACTCTCGACAATCGTCCGGTAAACACGTCAATTCCTTCGAATCGTTTAATCGACCGGTCAAACCGCGAACAAACGTCCGAAGAGATCGATGAAAATCAGTGCTAATTGAAACACGCGAGGGCAATAAATAGATGACACGATTGAATCAAGAGGGGGGCGGCAGTGGGCGGTTGCGTGTGTGTCTAACGATTTTCGTTTCCTCGTTGGCCATCGATCGCGAGGCGGAGTCGCTCGGCCGCTCTCAATCGGCGACATTGAGGCATCGTTCTGGAATTCGTTTAGCCGAGACGCGCGGAAAGGTCGCGATCGATCTGTCCGCGGAATTCCAGTGGATTTCGGGGGAGGGGGGCCGTATATCCGTTCGGATCCCTCCAACTTGAAGTCTCCCGGCGCGCTGAATCGACGCTAAATTCCGGTTGATCCGGCCGCGATTTCCGCTCGACGGAGCGTGTTAATTACCGTCTAATGCCGCGGACACGTAGGTGCCGCGCATCCAATTTGTGTCAGCCGGGTCAAAACGACTAGACTGCGCGCCCGACGTGCCAACAGAGGCTGCGACTACTTTCAGGTTAAGTGCTCTACACCGGTCCCGGCTCAACAATTGACACAGTAACTTCCTTAAGACTGGCTTTTCTACCATTTTCAGCTCGTGCCGGTGTCGTTCGCGagcctctttctctcactctcctcGCGCGAACAACAGGAATTTGATCGAGAACTCACTGTAGCCACGGTTGGCATTGACCCGAGGTCCCCCCTCGACCCTCGATTCTCTCGACCCCCCTCGGGAGACGTAAATCCCGCGGAAACTATGCCCATCCGCGCGACGTTCCGCGAACAAAAACACTATATTCCGGAGAATCCAGTGTGATAAATGGAGCCA is a genomic window of Lasioglossum baleicum chromosome 14, iyLasBale1, whole genome shotgun sequence containing:
- the LOC143215978 gene encoding protein kinase C-binding protein NELL1 isoform X1, with protein sequence MYYGPAIDRTGSSCSASDLQQPRSPRRRGAATTGVLPEDADAEEEHRRLFLVQRGTIEEPAYVVHEVQNPTPVDCHGSSRDTTSRPWSRSWSRSRSRAGQRPGRRRPGGYAVRILVLGAAAAFLALAVSPVSGTANKKEEETAVAAADVTEETTGVLSTRSRTGSDPGGGIDLLAALQLHNTTRQGVTQVPGLVRLKPAYYLQGEERELRLNEASFERAATLLRRVPEFTIAAALRQEEANSGTIVAFSHGNNRYLELQSSGRKDELRLHYVSRRDGTVHVEAFPFRLADGAWHRVALSVSGSQVELLVDCHPLYRRLLRPGPPDTNFTLPQLQLWVGQRNARHFLFKGALQDVKLIPGPHGYLSQCPQLDSSCPTCGQFSILQNTVEQLMHNLNELTRRLAAAEGRISKVEECECQKSCRANGTVHEDGATWEKGCQQCSCVHGEIECRPTPCAPVTCKHPVLPPGQCCPICLKQCYLRGVIYDHGEKVSPKQCVECDCFDGSFTCQRFDTETRCPPLPCPPSEQISVAEECCKFCPGVDYCAKGHKCHANASCLNLQTTYACHCDIGFQGDGHNCHDVDECAQQGGSEGHHCNANTKCVNVIGSYTCECLPGYHRVDKFNCAELDECATGHHACDEHATCVNTAGSYYCVCKEGYTGDGYTCKPVCNQTCQNGGECVAPGRCSCRRGYIGNSCELDLDECASDLHRCHQSSTCFNMPGWYYCRCKPGYRSALHDSTQGTQCLDIDECNDQTIERRHTCHPSAKCMNTDGGYECICPPQEDNHTAEECSLSCWFEDREVENGETLAPAGNPCRRCTCKDGVITCRDPICDCSAPGSRRDKCCPQCDPAASCRHQELHHLVFRSGERWIYQCQTCECLYGEIDCWQMECPPVTCSNPVTEDGDCCPRCEDDPCARELPGNGTTLSILTRPRPCSYSGIIHDSGSSWQDPHDKCTTCECKVPYCAQLVSNSACCVHRTGSYAAATITAALAIWATTSSNVLQSLFLSLSYAVYRALRGHRWQTVHRKQLYQRLPLLPVARQSPPPAAEAAGTFCRPRLLPRPSSAVRINPESRSIGVCRTRCSRSPSSISSSNRSRSRKTTDVCEHSNSSGPQRGTKWQPEGRQRRQRYNGRQRRRRRRRRRRPRLLSRTPSQKHRRVVNAAKQPLGTATSPVIEPTCPRPRLRPRPLRRPSRCRCSPGLGWTRRTPGLPAARPATVLASLVIVKPLRHPVVIDGATTPLTSPWCETALLEPGDAVDS
- the LOC143215978 gene encoding protein kinase C-binding protein NELL1 isoform X5; the protein is MYYGPAIDRTGSSCSASDLQQPRSPRRRGAATTGVLPEDADAEEEHRRLFLVQRGTIEEPAYVVHEVQNPTPVDCHGSSRDTTSRPWSRSWSRSRSRAGQRPGRRRPGGYAVRILVLGAAAAFLALAVSPVSGTANKKEEETAVAAADVTEETTGVLSTRSRTGSDPGGGIDLLAALQLHNTTRQGVTQVPGLVRLKPAYYLQGEERELRLNEASFERAATLLRRVPEFTIAAALRQEEANSGTIVAFSHGNNRYLELQSSGRKDELRLHYVSRRDGTVHVEAFPFRLADGAWHRVALSVSGSQVELLVDCHPLYRRLLRPGPPDTNFTLPQLQLWVGQRNARHFLFKGALQDVKLIPGPHGYLSQCPQLDSSCPTCGQFSILQNTVEQLMHNLNELTRRLAAAEGRISKVEECECQKSCRANGTVHEDGATWEKGCQQCSCVHGEIECRPTPCAPVTCKHPVLPPGQCCPICLNVDECAQQGGSEGHHCNANTKCVNVIGSYTCECLPGYHRVDKFNCAELDECATGHHACDEHATCVNTAGSYYCVCKEGYTGDGYTCKPVCNQTCQNGGECVAPGRCSCRRGYIGNSCELDLDECASDLHRCHQSSTCFNMPGWYYCRCKPGYRSALHDSTQGTQCLDIDECNDQTIERRHTCHPSAKCMNTDGGYECICPPQEDNHTAEECSLSCWFEDREVENGETLAPAGNPCRRCTCKDGVITCRDPICDCSAPGSRRDKCCPQCDPAASCRHQELHHLVFRSGERWIYQCQTCECLYGEIDCWQMECPPVTCSNPVTEDGDCCPRCEDDPCARELPGNGTTLSILTRPRPCSYSGIIHDSGSSWQDPHDKCTTCECKVPYCAQLVSNSACCVHRTGSYAAATITAALAIWATTSSNVLQSLFLSLSYAVYRALRGHRWQTVHRKQLYQRLPLLPVARQSPPPAAEAAGTFCRPRLLPRPSSAVRINPESRSIGVCRTRCSRSPSSISSSNRSRSRKTTDVCEHSNSSGPQRGTKWQPEGRQRRQRYNGRQRRRRRRRRRRPRLLSRTPSQKHRRVVNAAKQPLGTATSPVIEPTCPRPRLRPRPLRRPSRCRCSPGLGWTRRTPGLPAARPATVLASLVIVKPLRHPVVIDGATTPLTSPWCETALLEPGDAVDS